Proteins co-encoded in one Coleofasciculaceae cyanobacterium genomic window:
- a CDS encoding EboA family metabolite traffic protein, whose translation MTILIIDVQLINQTMSTETYLKINKISALLDNWLKTQTSKESLVWLEGKQAEIKRNAAEKTLFIAFSQASRYLEKQKLELSTEQLQAADDIIPGWNPTNWTVNQAGRTLLILAFSHEDKYKYVATLDKIFAAADVKEAIALYQSLPLLPEPENFKLRAAEGIRSNITSVFNAIALYNPYPAQYLDDLAWNQMVLKALFVGSPLLPIYGLKQRNNEQLSEMLIDYARERLAAKRKVNPQFWQLAAPFKPQAVASLQAAFKSVV comes from the coding sequence ATGACTATATTAATTATTGATGTCCAACTTATTAATCAAACCATGTCAACTGAAACTTATCTTAAAATAAATAAAATTTCCGCTTTATTAGATAACTGGTTAAAAACACAAACCTCTAAAGAAAGTTTGGTCTGGTTAGAGGGGAAACAAGCAGAAATTAAGCGAAATGCGGCAGAAAAAACTCTATTTATTGCTTTTAGTCAGGCATCGCGCTATCTAGAAAAGCAAAAACTGGAATTATCGACTGAGCAATTACAAGCAGCAGATGACATAATACCAGGATGGAATCCAACTAATTGGACTGTAAACCAGGCTGGTCGTACTTTGTTGATTTTAGCTTTTTCCCATGAAGATAAATACAAATATGTAGCCACCTTAGATAAAATTTTTGCAGCAGCAGACGTGAAAGAAGCGATCGCTTTATATCAAAGTTTGCCATTGTTACCCGAGCCAGAAAATTTTAAACTCCGTGCTGCTGAAGGAATTCGCAGTAACATAACCTCGGTGTTTAATGCGATCGCTTTATACAATCCCTATCCCGCCCAATATTTAGATGATTTAGCCTGGAATCAGATGGTGCTTAAAGCTCTGTTCGTCGGTAGTCCTCTTCTTCCTATTTACGGTTTAAAACAGCGTAATAACGAGCAATTGTCCGAGATGTTAATTGACTATGCTCGTGAAAGACTGGCAGCCAAAAGAAAAGTTAATCCCCAATTTTGGCAATTAGCTGCACCTTTTAAACCTCAAGCAGTCGCCAGTCTCCAAGCAGCATTTAAATCTGTTGTTTAA